A part of Amphiprion ocellaris isolate individual 3 ecotype Okinawa chromosome 16, ASM2253959v1, whole genome shotgun sequence genomic DNA contains:
- the got1 gene encoding aspartate aminotransferase, cytoplasmic — MSVFSEVPQAAPVAVFKLTQDFTNDQFPKKVNLGVGAYRTDEGQPWVLPVVKKVEKIIVHDDRLNHEYLPILGLPEFRSSASKIALGDNSPAIQENRVGAVQCLGGTGALKMGAEFLRRFYNGDNNTKTPVYVSAPTWENHNAVFSNAGFEDVRPYKYWDGEKRGLDLTGFLGDLESCPERSIFVLHACAHNPTGTDPTQEQWKQIAEVMMRRKLFVFFDSAYQGFASGSLEKDAWAVRYFVSLGFEMFCAQSFSKNFGLYNERVGNLTVVARDPDNLKRILSQMEKIVRTTWSNPPSQGARIVAITLNTPELFTEWKDNVKTMADRVLLMRAQLKAKLQSLGTPGTWEHITDQIGMFSFTGLNPKQVEYMVKEKHIYLMASGRINMCGLTTKNIDYVAESIHEAVTKVQ; from the exons atGTCGGTGTTTTCTGAGGTCCCTCAAGCAGCTCCTGTTGCTGTCTTCAAGCTGACTCAAGACTTCACCAACGACCAGTTTCCCAAGAAGGTGAACCTCGGAGTTGGAG CCTATCGGACAGATGAGGGCCAGCCTTGGGTTTTGCCAGTGGTGAAGAAGGTGGAGAAGATCATTGTGCATGATGACAGACTAAACCACGAGTACCTGCCCATCCTGGGCCTGCCTGAGTTCAGATCCTCGGCCTCCAAGATTGCGCTGGGAGACAACAGCCCCGCCATCCAGGAGAACAGG gtGGGAGCTGTCCAGTGTCTGGGTGGCACAGGTGCTTTGAAGATGGGTGCTGAGTTTCTTAGGCGATTCTACAATGGAGACAACAACACCAAAACACCCGTTTATGTGTCTGCACCTACCTGGG AGAATCACAATGCTGTATTCAGCAACGCTGGCTTTGAGGATGTCCGTCCATACAAGTACTGGGACGGAGAAAAGAGAGGCCTCGATTTAACTGGTTTCCTTGGTGACTTGGAA AGTTGTCCAGAACGCTCAATCTTTGTCCTGCATGCTTGTGCCCATAATCCAACTGGCACAGATCCCACCCAGGAGCAATGGAAGCAAATTGCTGAAGTTATGATG AGGAGgaagctgtttgtgttttttgactcCGCCTATCAGGGATTCGCCTCAGGTAGTTTGGAAAAAGATGCCTGGGCTGTCCGCTACTTTGTCTCCTTGGGCTTTGAAATGTTCTGTGCCCAGTCGTTCTCCAAGAACTTTGGCCTCTACA ACGAGCGTGTGGGCAACCTGACAGTTGTGGCCCGTGATCCAGACAACCTGAAGAGAATTCTCTCCCAGATGGAGAAGATCGTCAGAACCACCTGGTCCAACCCGCCGTCTCAGGGAGCTCGCATCGTTGCCATCACTCTTAACACACCTGAGCTCTTTACTGAATG GAAGGACAATGTGAAGACGATGGCTGACAGGGTCCTGCTGATGAGGGCTCAGCTGAAAGCAAAGCTGCAATCTCTGGGGACACCGGGGACCTGGGAGCACATCACAGACCAGATTGGCATGTTCAGCTTCACAGGCCTCAACC CCAAACAAGTAGAATATATGGTGAAGGAGAAGCACATCTACTTAATGGCCAGTGGTCGCATCAACATGTGTGGCTTGACCACCAAGAACATCGACTACGTGGCTGAATCCATCCACGAAGCCGTCACCAAGGTCCAGTAG